TGGCACCGAGACGCGCGAGGGCGTGCGCGTCTCCAAACTGACCTTCTACATGGGCCGGGGATCGCTGGAAGGCTGGCTGCGCACCGTGCTGGCGCAGGAGTACGTCAACCAGTACCGCAAGCGGCGGCGCGAGGTCAGCCTGGACGAGCACTTGGAGCAGGGCGAGCAGTTCGCCGAGCCGGCCACCGCCGGTGGCAACCCGGGGACGCTGCCCGCCGATCCTGCCACCGGGGCGGACCCGCGCCTGGAGGCCGCCGCCGACGAGGCCCTGGCCTCGCTCGACGCCGAAGAGAGGTTTATGCTGGCCTCGTACTATCTCGACGGGCGCACCCTGGCCCAGATCGCGCGCACCCTGGGTGTGCACGAGTCCACCATCAGCCGCAAGCTGGAGAAACTGGCCCAGGCGCTGCGCAAGAAGACGCTGGCCGCGCTGGAGCGCCGGGGCATGAGCCGGCGCCAGTCCGAGGAGGCGCTGGAGGCCGACGTGCGCGATCTTTCCGTGGACGTGCGCGGACGTTTGGCGCAAGAAATGAGCGCCCGCCCGTTCCAAGCTAGGAGAAGCAGGGAATAGTCGTTATGGCCGAGCTCCCCAAAATCGTGCGCCAGCGGCTCCGGGCAGGCGGCGGTGAAACCCATCCCGACGCCGACCTGCTGACCGCCTTCGCCGAAAAGGCGCTGGGCGAGCGCGAGCGCGCGCAGGTGCTCGACCATCTGGCCGCCTGCGCCGCCTGCCGCGAGGTGGTGGCACTGGCCCTCCCGCAGGAAGAAGGGGAGCAAGCCGTCGCCGCGCCTCAGGGCATCCGCGGCTGGGTGCTGCGCTGGCAGACGGCGGCGGCGCTGGCCACGGTGGCGGTAGCAGCGATCGCCCTGCTGACCATCCCCGACGCTTACTTCCGCTCGCGCGCGCCCGTGCAGGTCGCCAAATCGCCCGCTACATCCGCCGCCGCGCGTGAGGAAAGCAGC
This Terriglobales bacterium DNA region includes the following protein-coding sequences:
- a CDS encoding sigma-70 family RNA polymerase sigma factor translates to MPHKAAVDLRRLQALFQELFRKSEGEQYGLTAVDFFRILAEVGAKYLPTSAGETEARALYESLRAEELALARGCAAGSERAWEVFLTRFRAKLYDAARAITRDDTSGRELADSLYASLYGTETREGVRVSKLTFYMGRGSLEGWLRTVLAQEYVNQYRKRRREVSLDEHLEQGEQFAEPATAGGNPGTLPADPATGADPRLEAAADEALASLDAEERFMLASYYLDGRTLAQIARTLGVHESTISRKLEKLAQALRKKTLAALERRGMSRRQSEEALEADVRDLSVDVRGRLAQEMSARPFQARRSRE